The genomic stretch attaaaactgtCACATAGAAATCTTCAGCCCAGACAATATTTGCCATATTTGTTTCTTGCTTCATACACATACTAATTCAACGCTACTGAACCTCTGATCTGCCGCGCTGAAAAGGAGTAATTACATGACCGGAACGAACTCAGTAGGTACGAATTTGTAAGTTTTGCAGTCGTTTACATGAGCCCAGGACGAGACGCTTGGTTCGACTTGCATTAGTCGATTACGTGAGACCCGTACAAACTCAAAAACAGGAGATTATTGGAgctaatatatatttttcacgAGTCGATTATTATAGTAACATATTATTTACTAACTTAACTGTCCTAACTAGTGCAAAATTTACACCAGTAAAGACAGTGAGTAGAGAACCGTAGAGTTTACTGCTCCCAGAAAATTGTAAGCTTTATTAAACGCTCATCTGATGGCCtgttaataaataaatgcaCAGCATCTCAAAATGGTCCAATCCGTCACTTAATCGAAGCATATATCCAGTTGAAACTACGTCCAAGTCCTGTTTACAGTTTTTCACAGCAGTGTTCAGTTTgctaagaaaaagcaaaaatgatggAGCAATACGAAGAAACATGCTATTTATGGACCCGGTCTGAGATTTGTTTCCGTTTTACATGAGAAAGGTACAGTCTCAGTCGGATACGAAAGTAACCCCTGTCGGGTTACACCGGTCTGAGTTCATTTCTATATAGGCCGGTCCCACGTAAACGcatgaaaagaaatgtatggagatcgaTACGAACTCATACCGGTCTGAGTTAGTCCCGGTCTCATGTTATTACCCCCTAAACCATGCTCACAGCCACAGCTAATGCCAATTATATTGAAATATATTGATTAATTAAAACAAGCATCAGGCACTAGAACCACAGCTGGGTGCTTAATTTTATCGAAGTTTTTACTCCCCTTGTTCAGGAATTGCCAAGAAACCCACAAATTCAGTACAAAGACAAGAACCGTTCAAAAACCCCTTTGCAGCACTAGGATTTACGGCGACCAGGATCTCATGCAATGTCCTCAAATTGTGTTGATCTGTGTTCGCTCTAGAGAAATTTTGACGTAATTAAAAAGAGGCTCGAAAagtaatcaaaacaaaaaatatgtttgCCATTAAATACTCTAATACTATATCATACGTCATTTCGAGGTCAAACAGCCACGCATTCATCGGAGTCACGCGATTAAACGAGGCATTCTGGCAGTAACAATAGATGCTTTGAACGTGTAAAGTTCCATTCATTACGAACCACGGCAACATCTGCGAACTAAAAACCTTAAATAGCAGGTTATATCGCTAAACCAATACCGCCTTTCAACTGCATCTTTGATCAGTTAAGGCTGGCCCGAAAAATTGATCTGGcataaagaacattttttgcTAGAGACCCAACAGGCAAACATAGCGGTAAATAGAGACTTCGACAGATAAGCAACTCTAAACGAGCCAATCTCTGCTCTCTAAATGGCCCCCACCTTACGATCGTTTCAATAATTTGCATTAACAAACACAACATTGCGTTCCTTCAAGTGCATTTAGTTGGGTTCTCGCTGCGTTTCACAGGTGTGGGCTGTTGTGAGCTTTATACTTGCGCGAGGTTTGTCTAGCTCCACGTACTCTCGCCAAAAAGGCTTCTGAACATGGACGGATTAGCCAAAGTCAAGGGAAAGCTGCAAGGAATCAAGGATAAGATCGAGAAGGCTGAAGATCGAGAGAAAGATGCGAAGGAGCAGCTCCGGGAAGTGGAAGAAAACCTGGACAAAAATGAAGGAGACGTAGAATCATTCCGGCGAAGAATAAGGCTTATGAGAGATGAGCTGAGCAAGACTAAGGAAGCTTTATCAGAGAAGAAGACCAGATTGTCTGAAGTACACGGTATTTCAGCCGAACACGAAAGCGTTTGCAAGGAGCTCGAGGGAATTGACCGCGAGAGTGACGAGCGCTTAACTGGGCTGGAGGACGACGTCGGTGAGGCCTCGCGATGCGCCAAGGAGTCGGATGAACGACTGCAAGAGACCAAGCAGAAGTTGAAAGTTACTGTATGTGAAAAGGAGAAGGCAAATGAAAGATGCTGTAGTTTAGAAGACAAATGCACCGAGCTGGAGgaacaaattcaagaaaaaggaaacgaacTGCGTCACCTTGAAGAGGAAGATTCGGAATTGGCAGAACGCGAACAAGAATTGCATGAAAAGTTAGAGTTCTTACAAGAGCAACTGAAAGAGGTGGTGGCTCGGGCTGAAGAGGCCGAACGTAAAGTGCAGCCACAAGAAAGCATCATCGACGACTTGACGCAGGAACACGACTCGTACGCGGAGAAAATTAGACTGATCAAGCAAGAACTAAAAGACATGGAGGACGAAGTCGAAAGATCCATGGACGACGTGGAGGCAGTCGAGCAAAAGAAGGTCACAGATCGGTACCAAGAACACTTTGAAAGTGAGGAACCCAAGTCAGAGCCCGACCCTGTGCCAGACGCCGCCGATGAGGACATCCAGCAGGAAGAACATCACGAGTCGGAGCCCGAAGAAGACTAAATCCCTGTTAGTGTGCCTCGCGTGACCTCGCGCGGGTTAGTTACGTGTAAGTGAGACTCATGGCCATTTATCAACACAAACTGTGCTAAGAGTAATTCTAACCTTCTTAGAGTTTTTCTTTGCTATGTAGATGTAAAACGCAGACTACTCTCTTTAAGGACTTTAATTTTGTGATGAATTtgcataaaattttaaatttgttgcGGAGTAATTGGAATTTTATGATTATGGCAAACAGCGGGAGATAACTTAACATGATTTGTCTGTCAAACCAAATTATGCAgcttttaacatttttgtctggctttttaaataaagttttttatttgCATTGGATCATTTCGCgaatatttgttatttttgcgctTGTCGATTGCAAAAGGGAACTTTAAATGTTTGATTGCGTGACAAAAACGAAAATCACCTGAGCGTTGCGGTCTCAGCCGGATAAAAAAACACCTTCTGTTCATTTGTTTATCACTGCTAAAAGGAAATCTGCGAAGCTTAAAACGCTTTTAGCGAGCCATACTTGCGCAGTCATCCTTAAGTTAAAGGGTTGGGCTTGGCTTTTTTGCCTGTGGTGACCAGTGTTCCGTCCTTGTATCCTTGGAGGGTGTCTTCTCAACATTGTAAACACATGATAAATTTTTTCGGTATTTCTTTTTGGGCGGATTTCTCTACTGTTAGGAAAGGAATTTTTTCCTAAGTATGGTTTATCCATCgacaagagagagaaaaacatCAAAGTGCATTTGtctacaaatttttattttaattggaAAGAGGAAACCGTAATATATtcgaaaaaaagggaaaaactgAAACCGCCATACCGCTCCggagataaaaatgaaaatttcggAAAATTTTTGGCCAGAGATGTGTGTAAATTTATACAAACTGACGCCCCACTTCCTTTCCGTCAGGGGAGAACTAAATTATCTAACACAAGGACACCATCGTTCCGAATGTCCTGTGCGCTGCTTAATACGCAGGTTTTTCACTCAAAAGGCGTTTATTGACGTTATTGTTTCATGTAGCTAGACAACTAGACTGCGAAAACACACGGTTCCTTTTCTCAAAACCGGCTTTTTTAGGTGATCACCTTGTTTTGCAGTGGCGggtccaggggaggggcccggggagCCCGCCCCCCCCTTTATTTTTGGATCAAACTGAGACTCGaaggccgaaaaaaattttaagaccaccccccccccccttatctcctTAGTGTCTGGATGACTGCCTCCCTCCCCCCTCATCTGagggtctggatccgccactctTTTGCACTGCCCATTACCTCCTGCatttactgcgcataacattggagagattaagcatcccgtttacggcaaacagcaaacgtgaaattcaagttgagaaattttcaaaatgagaaatgagcagataaaaattAAGCTgcttaaaacaattgttatgTATAGAATTAGCATGAATCTACAGATTTTCGTGTAgttataatgaacagtaaacgataACAAAGTTGACTCagacttggtcacgtggtacaaattcacgtttgccgtaaaggtgatgttacacgggacgattcgcaacgacgatttttagcgcaacatagTGTTGTAAttttggaacaatgttgcaactattcgaaacaatgtcgcaacaatgttgcaacactgTGTCGTTGccaatcgtctcgtgtaacatcactttAAACGCGATGCTCAAACTCTCTATTGCTATATCAACGGTGGCGACAGGAGCCAACAAAGGGAGCCTGTCCCAGGCTCTCAGACAGTAGGGAAGTCGCGGAAATAAAATAAGCCAAGTGAAAATAAGACGCGCCCGATCTATCTGGTGCAATGCCCGGCCTTTTGAGGCCATGAATATGCAACTCAAGGCCTTCTTTGGTCTTGATACTAGCCCCATTCCCCTCGCAGAGAGTGATTAGTTGAAGCCGAAATTGTccctttattgtatttttgcGATGAAACAAGATCGGTGATGCCCCTTTTTTATTAATGTTTTTACTCATAATGGATaaacgaaaataatattttaaggaGAAAACATCTCTGGATAGTTGAAGTTGTATAATTGAGAATTGAATGCTATGAATGCATTTGGAGCTACAATGGAGAAGAAGATAATGTTAAAAGGCCCCATTTTATTCCACTATTTGCAAGATGGGCAATTTGAAGACACCTGAGTGAAAAACTATAGCCCAGAAAAACAAACGGGCTCTAGGTTTTGGTAATATTCAAAGTTTTTGCTATGCGATAAGAATTTTTGGCGGTTGTTCAAGTTTCGAATATTTCGCGcgcaacttaaaaaaaaaaaaacacacacacacacttagCAGTCTGCACAGCTGGTGGTGGGATCGTCACGTCAGCGAGTTTTTGAGGGTTGCCTGTCCACGCGGACCGATGGGGAAGAGATGCTTTGGAATTTTCTCGCTGTTCTACACATAGCTGACAATTGtgacaagtttcaaaaaaatctGCACCGTACATCCGAAATCCAGGAATTCTTGCCTCTGGAATCCGAAATCTTAAGCTTAAGATTCAGGAATACAGCACAAGGagtccggaatcccactaatgaTTGGATTGCGCGCATCtaaaagaatccggaatccagtacccgAAATCCAAAATCCACGACtagaaatccagaatccaagactgtcttggattccctcacatggagcgaggggcacccaacgagaatatagttcaaaaccacttaaacatagcattgtttaaacgtattttagtattttaaacgGTAGATAGAGGCATATTATTATACCCATGCTGagagtctagtgatccgaaaattagaGGGATCAAAAACTTACCTTACCAAGAAAAAGGTTCCCGTAAATTcttggtgacctttttagggtaaaaatccgttaaaaatgggcaaattataccaatttttagGTTTTCggaaatcctaggagaggcaggcaagcaagaaattttacaacaactgtgcagaaaattctagatctcaaatcgtcttcggaacagatattttccgaaaattgacgttaggTGCCTCTGAAACCTGCACTACACTCACATGAATGAATATGAAACGGTGCAAAAACAGATGTTGCATATGGAAATTACCTTGTGTTCATGATTTAATTAGTTCTATGTCCTAGTGTGATTGGTTGGATAGCAAAATCCAAAATACCTAAAAATACTATAGTTTACCTTTCATAGCcatgttttccttttcctctcGTGATAAATGCATAATTTATAGGTAGAAGCTCCTTTTCTTATACTATAATTAAGACGTGCGGGGTTAAAATTTCCATTATAATTATAGTTGTCATTAGTAAATTCAAAACATATTAAAATCattatacatgtataaaatCTTCTACCTTCACCTCCCACCTCGATTAGCTTGATTgtgtaaattgttttttttttaattgacattCTTCTGATATTACATATCTAATTTGATGTGTGTTTACattgtcagttttgtttttactgACCCGAAATTTCGTGACATGCTCAATAATACACTAATACTTCGANNNNNNNNNNNNNNNNNNNNNNNNNNNNNNNNNNNNNNNNNNNNNNNNNNNNNNNNNNNNNNNNNNNNNNNNNNNNNNNNNNNNNNNNNNNNNNNNNNNNNNNNNNNNNNNNNNNNNNNNNNNNNNNNNNNNNNNNNNNNNNNNNNNNNNNNNNNNNNNNNNNNNNNNNNNNNNNNNNNNNNNNNNNNNNNNNNNNNNNNTGTGGTATTTCTTTTATAACCACTACACTTctattcttttctctttctctctctctctgttcCGTGTAACAGTGCCTATATCGTTATCTTCTTTGAAACCTTCGGCCTCGGTTCATAACATTTACCTCGTCCAAGATTATTCCGATATCACAAAAAATTCATCGAACAATAAATTGCTAATTATCACGAGACACAGACTAATGCAATGTCCTATGGTTCAGTTTGGTCAACGCTTACTACCGACAGCATAAGAAAGTTGAACAAAAAAGTTTTGTTCGAAATCAGGAGAAAAATACAATTAGTTTCAATCCAATTTTTACTGCAGTTCGAGAGATCTGCTAAGTACTGTGTAATTGTCATTTGTAACTGATGTTTAAAGACGTCAACTAATTTGCGCGTTCCTCAGAGAAGCAGTAATCTGGCCAGCGGCTGTCACCATCGCACATCCTTTGTACTCGGCTATACCCTCGTCGGAAGTTACCAAGTCAGGCTGAAAAGCACAAAGAGAGAAAGATTAAAACCATTCAATAGAAACAGTGAAAAGCAACCGATGTTCGTGTCACACTAATCTGCATGTGTATAAACACGGTCGCTCTCGTTGCCACCGCCGTCTGCGCATGTCAAACTCCCTATCGCCCCTAAAAATTCAGAAGATTATTAAATGCAAGTGAAAGGTAACTGGCACTTATCTCACAGACAAAAAGACTACAGAAGCATCATCcgcgggggagggggtactcgatatatccctgggtggggaggtgcggcgcggcccctcataccctgaccctgtttaagacaaatatcgctgattttcctgccctgtttaagacagaattccgatttttgataccctgtttaagacgtTAGAGCCTGtaaaaattttgctgtttatcgtccaagaaaagatatcctgtttaagacaaaaattgataaatcgataccctgattaagacaaaaaatgataaattcgataccctgtttaagataaaaatcccgaaaaacataccctggctggccgcacgtccccattaagcccttattagggagtaccccccccccccccccggggcatTATCCCACTGACGAAAATCTGAATTTACCTTGAGAGTTTCAAAAATCTTTTTCTTGGGATTCAGCTGTTCATCTGGATCTGTTAGTAGGGAAAAGATAAAAAGTTAACCTAAACAAACACGTCATTAAGGCGCACTGTGGTTTTAGTTTTCTAGGGTTAATGA from Porites lutea chromosome 1, jaPorLute2.1, whole genome shotgun sequence encodes the following:
- the LOC140921375 gene encoding uncharacterized protein, encoding MDGLAKVKGKLQGIKDKIEKAEDREKDAKEQLREVEENLDKNEGDVESFRRRIRLMRDELSKTKEALSEKKTRLSEVHGISAEHESVCKELEGIDRESDERLTGLEDDVGEASRCAKESDERLQETKQKLKVTVCEKEKANERCCSLEDKCTELEEQIQEKGNELRHLEEEDSELAEREQELHEKLEFLQEQLKEVVARAEEAERKVQPQESIIDDLTQEHDSYAEKIRLIKQELKDMEDEVERSMDDVEAVEQKKVTDRYQEHFESEEPKSEPDPVPDAADEDIQQEEHHESEPEED